A part of Paenibacillus donghaensis genomic DNA contains:
- a CDS encoding DEAD/DEAH box helicase family protein has protein sequence MTKETPNTKRRLNAFKKRIPEYRKNPVLFCKEMLNFTPDEWQAEVLMDIATDPRVSVRSGQGVGKTGVEAAIALWFLSCFPYPKVVCTAPTRQQLHDVLWAEISKWQDKSPILKVILKWTKTKVYMRNYEERWFATARTATKPENMQGFHEDYMLFIVDEASGVEDRIMEAILGTLSGPYNKLLMCGNPTRTSGVFYDSHNRDRADYKTRKVSCLNSPRTSKENIAMLKRKYGEGSDVWRVRVEGEFPRGESDTFIALEAAEFAKNEVRIEPKGHKLTVGVDVARFGDDETTIYGQVGGKVVKSHFHHKQDTMTTTGWVLRLVDDIRVERPEVEEVEIRVDDSGIGGAVTDRLNEINDEKNLGYTIIGVNNGSSAEDEHYGNLGSEMWGHIKELLEDNMSNYMLGVPGVMELPDDEKLVTQLTSRKWRMGSNGRIYLERKEDMKKRGLQSPDRADGFVLAFANIQTDTGFAFG, from the coding sequence ATGACTAAAGAGACACCAAACACAAAGCGCCGGCTCAATGCCTTCAAGAAGCGAATACCGGAGTACAGGAAGAACCCTGTGTTGTTCTGCAAGGAAATGCTTAATTTTACGCCGGATGAATGGCAAGCTGAAGTACTAATGGACATAGCTACTGATCCGCGCGTTTCAGTACGATCAGGGCAGGGAGTGGGCAAGACAGGAGTTGAGGCGGCAATTGCGCTTTGGTTCCTGTCTTGTTTTCCGTATCCGAAGGTAGTCTGCACGGCCCCGACAAGACAGCAACTGCATGATGTATTGTGGGCTGAGATCAGCAAATGGCAGGATAAGAGCCCGATTCTGAAGGTTATTCTAAAATGGACGAAAACAAAGGTATACATGCGGAACTATGAAGAACGCTGGTTTGCCACGGCCCGGACCGCAACTAAGCCAGAAAATATGCAAGGTTTTCATGAAGACTACATGTTGTTCATCGTAGATGAAGCGTCCGGCGTAGAAGACAGGATCATGGAGGCTATACTCGGTACATTGTCAGGTCCATACAATAAGCTGTTAATGTGCGGCAACCCAACACGCACGAGCGGAGTGTTCTATGATTCCCATAACAGAGACCGCGCTGATTATAAGACACGTAAGGTTTCCTGTTTAAACAGCCCCAGGACGAGCAAAGAGAATATTGCCATGCTCAAGCGTAAATATGGTGAAGGCTCTGACGTATGGCGTGTACGTGTTGAAGGTGAGTTTCCGCGCGGGGAATCCGATACATTCATAGCGCTGGAAGCGGCTGAGTTTGCGAAGAACGAGGTTCGGATTGAACCTAAAGGACATAAGCTCACGGTAGGGGTGGACGTAGCTCGTTTCGGTGACGACGAAACCACCATATACGGGCAGGTCGGCGGCAAAGTGGTAAAGAGTCACTTCCACCACAAACAGGACACGATGACAACCACCGGCTGGGTGCTTCGGCTCGTTGATGATATTAGGGTAGAGCGTCCTGAGGTGGAAGAAGTAGAGATCAGAGTCGATGATAGCGGCATAGGTGGAGCAGTTACAGACAGACTCAATGAGATCAATGACGAAAAGAACCTCGGATACACAATCATAGGAGTTAATAATGGATCGTCCGCAGAAGACGAGCATTACGGAAACCTTGGCTCAGAAATGTGGGGCCACATCAAGGAACTTCTGGAAGATAATATGAGTAACTATATGCTTGGAGTCCCTGGTGTAATGGAACTGCCAGATGATGAAAAACTTGTAACTCAATTAACATCCAGAAAATGGCGTATGGGCAGTAACGGTAGGATCTACCTGGAACGTAAAGAGGATATGAAGAAGCGCGGACTGCAATCACCGGATAGAGCTGATGGGTTTGTATTGGCCTTTGCTAACATACAGACGGATACTGGCTTTGCATTTGGATGA
- a CDS encoding phage tail protein: MDFLQSYDKNMVPTGALVKSYDIARKRRINSDYELSFLVPMNSRDYLEKILIKGHVKDERGQCYVINSRSRVREDRKLTASIMCTHVMFKLTDFKFPYTSYIAEAYGVHISQLTSLISAATGGRFTFSIDDTFDLFDVKDFGQGNCLQALNKIIEMYGCEVEPDNFVIHLKKQIGKDESMQYRIKKNIVSDQFKDDSSSLVTRLYCQMKDGRTWIGQPSSILTNEERTLLEAVPGAIVNGILQVNYLISPYAATWASDSVPFFDGEIIEQDIEEVSDLLEVGRKTLREKEIPSFEVTADSADLYKIKSGEPKPNLGDTAYCHDPDIELVNLKARIMELTEYPYTKEKHAQATLSNIAVRDMDDIIADLNKSKNLVDNLYSNGRIRTELFEAVAKQVITDINNSKTELIYPPDGGILAQEKSNPLEQVRLTSKGLGISTDGWNTVRSAITARGVVAETIVGQQIFGVSLVIGIGNNVTKMNPNGISAGHDDYNSAPFRVDMAGNVVTNKLTANSAVINDSTFGGGAIIGSSINVGNGVFSVSASGHMKAYSGEFIGSISASSFDGGTITGAFIRTAASGQRVEMDYTSFRSVDANNRVRVSISPSGKYGVAGTEYFDGTGLYKGGLYGIDDGLYLDANSFMNLFAPVIAFNGEVRFSGATVTGMSISSVSGLESELDAIWSALSGKSNIGHGHSVTLPNHNHGNPDNLNSGGGTYSVS; this comes from the coding sequence ATGGACTTTTTACAGTCTTACGACAAGAATATGGTTCCTACCGGCGCACTAGTCAAGTCTTATGATATCGCCAGAAAGCGGCGCATTAATTCCGACTACGAACTTTCCTTTTTAGTCCCAATGAACTCCAGAGACTATCTTGAAAAGATATTGATTAAAGGTCATGTAAAGGATGAGCGCGGGCAATGTTATGTGATCAACAGCCGGTCCCGGGTCCGGGAAGATCGGAAGCTTACAGCATCCATTATGTGTACACATGTGATGTTCAAACTTACAGATTTCAAGTTTCCATACACCTCGTACATCGCTGAAGCTTATGGTGTTCATATTTCGCAACTGACAAGCCTCATATCTGCTGCAACAGGTGGACGGTTTACATTTTCGATTGATGATACTTTTGACCTGTTCGATGTCAAGGACTTCGGTCAGGGTAACTGTCTCCAGGCACTCAACAAAATCATTGAAATGTATGGCTGCGAAGTCGAACCAGACAACTTCGTTATTCATCTCAAGAAACAAATCGGCAAAGATGAAAGCATGCAGTACCGCATAAAGAAGAACATTGTCTCTGACCAATTCAAGGATGATTCATCATCACTTGTAACCCGCCTGTACTGCCAAATGAAGGATGGTAGAACATGGATAGGACAACCATCTTCCATCCTCACAAACGAAGAGAGAACGCTGCTGGAGGCTGTGCCGGGGGCAATTGTAAACGGTATTCTCCAAGTCAATTACCTTATCTCTCCCTACGCTGCAACTTGGGCGAGTGATTCTGTTCCGTTCTTTGACGGGGAAATAATTGAACAGGATATTGAGGAAGTCTCTGATCTGTTGGAGGTCGGACGGAAGACCCTGAGAGAAAAGGAGATCCCGAGTTTTGAGGTTACTGCTGACAGCGCTGACCTATACAAAATTAAAAGTGGCGAACCAAAGCCGAACCTTGGAGATACCGCCTATTGTCATGACCCGGACATAGAACTGGTTAATCTCAAGGCTCGGATCATGGAGTTGACGGAATATCCGTATACCAAAGAGAAGCATGCACAGGCAACATTATCTAATATCGCAGTAAGAGATATGGATGATATCATTGCTGACCTGAATAAAAGCAAAAATCTAGTAGACAACCTGTATTCAAATGGACGGATTCGGACGGAACTCTTTGAGGCTGTAGCAAAGCAAGTTATTACGGATATCAATAACTCAAAAACAGAATTGATTTATCCGCCAGACGGAGGGATATTGGCACAAGAGAAAAGCAACCCTTTAGAGCAAGTCAGACTAACTTCAAAAGGATTGGGCATCTCAACCGATGGTTGGAATACAGTTAGATCAGCAATTACCGCGAGGGGCGTTGTTGCGGAGACAATTGTTGGGCAGCAAATTTTTGGTGTGTCTCTCGTGATTGGCATAGGCAATAATGTAACAAAGATGAATCCAAACGGGATTTCTGCTGGACACGATGACTATAATAGTGCTCCCTTCAGAGTGGATATGGCCGGGAATGTGGTCACGAATAAATTGACCGCAAACAGCGCAGTTATAAATGACTCCACTTTTGGTGGAGGGGCCATTATTGGATCATCCATTAATGTAGGTAATGGAGTGTTTTCGGTAAGTGCATCCGGCCATATGAAAGCGTATAGCGGAGAATTTATTGGTTCTATAAGCGCCAGTTCTTTTGATGGAGGAACGATAACAGGTGCTTTTATAAGAACAGCGGCGAGCGGACAACGCGTTGAGATGGACTATACAAGCTTTAGATCGGTTGATGCTAATAACAGAGTACGTGTCTCCATTTCACCAAGCGGAAAATATGGTGTGGCCGGTACAGAATACTTTGACGGTACAGGATTATACAAGGGTGGACTTTACGGAATAGACGATGGACTATATTTGGACGCTAATAGTTTTATGAATTTATTTGCTCCAGTAATAGCATTCAATGGAGAGGTGAGATTCAGTGGCGCAACCGTGACAGGAATGAGCATAAGTAGTGTTTCAGGACTTGAATCAGAACTTGATGCAATC
- a CDS encoding tyrosine-type recombinase/integrase, with product MKFVQPIRDPKKLEAMKKYLYFKNIRDFIMFFVGINTGFRISDILPLMVRDVKGTHITITEKKTRKVKSVLIRKSLRKALDAYIKDKADFEYLFPSRKRKRGKAHPISPNMAYKIIRGAAKELDLEEIGTHSMRKTFGYRLYLETKDIALLMDHFNHSEEKVTLRYVGLLQDTLDDALEDFEL from the coding sequence ATGAAGTTCGTACAACCAATACGAGATCCTAAAAAATTAGAGGCCATGAAAAAATACTTATATTTTAAGAACATTCGTGACTTCATCATGTTTTTTGTTGGGATCAACACAGGATTTCGCATCTCAGATATCCTTCCCCTAATGGTCCGGGATGTGAAGGGGACGCACATAACAATAACTGAAAAAAAGACCAGGAAGGTAAAAAGTGTACTGATTCGTAAATCACTTCGCAAAGCACTGGATGCCTACATCAAAGATAAAGCAGATTTCGAATATTTATTTCCCAGCAGAAAGCGTAAAAGAGGTAAAGCACACCCCATTTCTCCAAACATGGCATACAAAATTATTAGAGGGGCAGCTAAAGAGCTTGATCTTGAAGAAATCGGTACCCACTCCATGAGGAAGACATTCGGATACAGATTGTATCTCGAAACGAAGGACATAGCGTTACTAATGGATCACTTCAATCACTCGGAGGAAAAGGTGACTCTGAGGTATGTGGGCTTGCTCCAGGATACCTTAGACGATGCTTTGGAGGACTTTGAACTCTAA
- a CDS encoding 3-oxoacyl-ACP reductase, giving the protein MLKTLKMSNSKMRVQDFKLSDAGSHPNKVPFKCVLFTVDQPSDGSPSGAGGKLIRISSSVCDQYLQTFVGMALNIDYAAGMSDHEPRFKVAVIDKAYRSMDGCAWVEGYIYGKDFPDVVATIRYYNGLAAEYNWSEYQFGASLEMEASVQNAADMENVLDVMEFCGTGAAILFADAAAYKTTSFAARDNKPKEDVKMTPEEIKAMQDAMKAIQDGMSTITASVQNVVTEVGTIKSDLTSMKAANAEVEQKTAEEQAAADLKAANDKTAALEKELADLKASHTPPEPERKTFSAANLLSKYGKVEESATSDFSTFCASVDALNLPSGESMVLKMKAKASFGVKEGE; this is encoded by the coding sequence ATGCTTAAGACATTAAAAATGAGTAATTCGAAAATGCGCGTCCAGGACTTCAAACTCTCTGACGCTGGAAGCCACCCCAACAAGGTACCTTTCAAATGCGTATTATTCACGGTTGATCAGCCGAGTGACGGTTCGCCTTCAGGGGCAGGCGGTAAACTGATCCGCATTTCTTCAAGCGTATGCGATCAATATCTTCAAACATTCGTGGGGATGGCGCTTAACATCGACTACGCCGCAGGGATGTCCGACCATGAACCGCGCTTTAAGGTGGCCGTGATCGATAAGGCTTACCGTTCCATGGATGGATGCGCTTGGGTGGAAGGCTACATTTACGGTAAAGACTTCCCGGATGTGGTGGCGACCATTCGTTATTACAACGGCCTTGCAGCTGAATACAACTGGTCTGAATATCAATTCGGTGCATCGCTTGAAATGGAAGCCTCAGTGCAAAACGCCGCCGACATGGAAAACGTGCTCGATGTAATGGAATTCTGCGGTACCGGTGCAGCGATCTTGTTCGCCGATGCCGCCGCCTATAAAACAACTAGCTTTGCGGCCAGGGACAACAAACCAAAGGAGGATGTCAAAATGACTCCAGAAGAAATCAAGGCAATGCAGGATGCAATGAAAGCTATTCAAGATGGCATGAGCACAATCACGGCTAGTGTACAAAACGTGGTAACTGAGGTCGGAACTATCAAGTCTGATCTCACAAGTATGAAAGCCGCTAATGCAGAAGTTGAACAAAAAACAGCTGAGGAACAGGCTGCTGCTGACCTCAAAGCAGCTAATGACAAGACAGCGGCACTTGAAAAAGAACTCGCTGACCTAAAGGCTAGTCATACCCCACCAGAGCCGGAGCGCAAGACTTTCTCAGCAGCAAATCTATTATCAAAATACGGAAAGGTTGAAGAGTCGGCAACGTCTGATTTTTCAACATTTTGCGCAAGCGTAGATGCACTGAATCTTCCGTCTGGTGAATCCATGGTACTTAAAATGAAAGCCAAAGCTTCCTTTGGCGTGAAAGAAGGCGAATAA
- a CDS encoding phage portal protein has translation MGVRQIIIDWLAAGRTKNEPERQTDAYPQSWGWWGRSGNKQPVPKRTPTNLRTLSESPIPRRAINVVKDGITKLNWSVAAIDENDAEKYQELCKIIERSLLKPNPSDSFRSWLEQIVEDMLVCSAGSTEMLKAGDPLRPFRMYPVDTFSVDLHPDWDGKPDTYRFAQRVNGKYVHLTASELMYIRMNPRTNTPFGLSPLETVWESANNFIDSHKSAGNQTKGTFLRKILNLGKTADSKAVSAFRSFWDSEVQGQGKFPIIGGENPSVLDLGATDDKALFLEWQRFLIEIIAISFGVSPKKLGQTKDVNRTTAESEDEDTEATVQSIAENIVEHINNHVIDGIFKMGGVIEFKFLYATSLKDLKTQADIDAIYLDRRTTTPDEVRDKQGKKALPNQHGEVLLQPSKIAVVDINKTQEELAEAERAKAVPPIPSEQEDELNKEDPNTEET, from the coding sequence TTGGGTGTAAGACAGATCATTATCGATTGGCTTGCAGCAGGCAGAACTAAGAATGAACCGGAAAGACAGACTGATGCCTATCCCCAATCGTGGGGGTGGTGGGGACGCAGTGGGAATAAACAACCTGTCCCAAAGCGAACACCAACAAACCTCAGGACATTGAGTGAATCGCCTATACCACGTCGAGCGATCAATGTCGTGAAGGATGGTATAACAAAGCTTAATTGGTCAGTAGCTGCCATTGATGAGAACGATGCTGAAAAGTATCAGGAATTATGCAAAATCATTGAGCGATCCTTGCTTAAGCCAAACCCATCTGATTCATTTAGATCTTGGCTTGAGCAGATCGTTGAAGATATGCTTGTATGTAGCGCTGGAAGTACAGAGATGCTCAAAGCTGGAGATCCGTTAAGACCATTCAGGATGTATCCGGTGGACACTTTTTCAGTAGACCTACATCCAGATTGGGATGGGAAGCCTGATACTTATCGATTCGCCCAAAGGGTTAATGGTAAATATGTACACCTAACGGCTTCGGAATTGATGTACATTCGAATGAATCCAAGAACAAACACACCATTTGGGCTTTCTCCACTAGAAACAGTTTGGGAATCAGCGAATAACTTTATTGATTCTCATAAATCTGCAGGAAATCAAACCAAAGGTACGTTTCTTCGAAAGATACTTAACCTTGGAAAAACGGCCGATTCGAAAGCTGTGTCTGCCTTTCGTTCATTCTGGGACTCTGAAGTGCAAGGGCAAGGGAAATTTCCGATCATTGGCGGCGAAAACCCGAGCGTCCTGGATTTAGGAGCTACTGACGACAAGGCACTATTCCTTGAATGGCAGCGTTTCTTGATTGAAATCATAGCGATTTCTTTTGGTGTATCACCCAAGAAGTTAGGTCAGACAAAGGACGTTAACCGTACCACAGCGGAAAGCGAAGACGAGGATACGGAAGCTACGGTGCAGTCCATCGCCGAGAACATTGTCGAGCATATTAATAACCACGTCATTGACGGCATCTTTAAAATGGGCGGCGTGATCGAGTTTAAGTTCCTGTATGCTACGTCCTTAAAGGACCTAAAGACTCAGGCAGACATTGATGCAATATATCTAGATCGCAGAACGACCACGCCGGATGAGGTAAGGGACAAGCAAGGGAAGAAAGCACTCCCTAACCAGCATGGAGAAGTGTTATTGCAGCCGAGCAAGATCGCTGTTGTTGATATAAACAAGACTCAAGAAGAGCTTGCAGAAGCGGAGAGGGCCAAGGCTGTTCCACCAATACCATCAGAACAAGAAGATGAACTGAATAAGGAAGACCCCAACACCGAGGAAACGTAA
- the terS gene encoding phage terminase small subunit: protein MTREKSPDREKALKIWLKSGREKKLSEIAAELGLNPSMVRRWKSADKWDEIPASGRPRGAKKGNQNAKGNKGGKGGPEGNQKALKHGYFSKFMPQDPEFMEIREIVETMSPADMLWENVLSLYQRLIWGRRITHVKDKDDVTKVLTKKKPGMFGTEQEWEYQQAWDKHNSAIKAESVVMKELRSAIKQFIEIAPEKDERRLKLERMKIEIEKKRLEIDKLKNGGGDTDEDVIEDWVKAVEEND, encoded by the coding sequence TTGACAAGAGAGAAAAGCCCGGATCGAGAGAAAGCACTGAAGATTTGGCTGAAGAGTGGCCGGGAGAAGAAATTGAGTGAGATTGCAGCAGAACTTGGGCTCAATCCATCTATGGTCCGCAGATGGAAAAGCGCTGATAAATGGGACGAGATACCGGCATCAGGCAGACCGCGAGGAGCCAAGAAGGGCAATCAGAACGCAAAGGGGAACAAAGGCGGCAAGGGTGGACCTGAAGGGAATCAGAAGGCGCTTAAGCACGGATATTTTAGTAAGTTCATGCCCCAGGACCCTGAGTTTATGGAGATCCGCGAGATTGTTGAAACCATGAGCCCGGCAGATATGCTCTGGGAGAACGTGCTTAGTCTGTATCAACGGCTTATTTGGGGCCGCCGCATTACTCATGTTAAAGATAAAGATGATGTCACTAAAGTCCTGACTAAGAAAAAACCCGGGATGTTCGGAACCGAGCAAGAATGGGAATATCAACAAGCCTGGGATAAGCATAACAGCGCTATAAAGGCAGAGTCTGTTGTTATGAAAGAACTGAGATCAGCAATAAAGCAGTTTATTGAAATTGCTCCTGAAAAAGACGAACGACGTTTGAAGTTGGAACGAATGAAAATTGAGATTGAGAAGAAACGGCTTGAAATTGATAAACTGAAAAATGGTGGAGGAGATACAGACGAGGATGTTATTGAAGATTGGGTTAAGGCGGTGGAAGAGAATGACTAA
- a CDS encoding phage tail tape measure protein, whose amino-acid sequence MADTTRDVVGARINLDTSKMIPAFKMIDQGAKQNAETFKVLNQEITVTTKNYTALAGAADKMSLNSDERRKKIMAESEALVKQRTAQAELLTMKKNQMEQANQIVDAKLAAQQAIIKRRYDAVEQQEREHQKRMEILQNKLTASAARVTTGTSATSADTMRERVLMQEQAIRQKLAQMAEKESMQARKHAADYEKFWINALQSRERKEAQVRERALQEEQRVRRSLTQTQTQISGITGTAAQFAMTGTLYYAFTRGATEAISLLKDFEYELVNVQRVMGESADVGYVKDSMISSAKEYGYALREVASVYTLIAQNGFDEKQTEQLARTALMAKNVEQSFQSASQAQELMTGAILNYGMAAEDAERLLDRLNEVANNFPTTSKKLLEGINRVGATAKNAGVDIDELIGYLTVLNQAGFSGAVAGNAIKSFISYASRPIAIDKLEKYVGVMKQADGEMMDFPELLSKIAAQWDTLSDAERNEVTQAIARGDQASRFITLMNNYSKVVDVAKVSEESFGSAQRENTLTMSTLTKQSEQLRASWDELIISIGDSGLLGGLKLIVVTRISKPH is encoded by the coding sequence TTGGCAGATACAACCAGGGATGTTGTTGGGGCGCGGATTAACCTTGATACGTCTAAAATGATCCCAGCCTTTAAAATGATTGACCAAGGAGCAAAACAGAACGCCGAAACCTTTAAAGTGCTTAACCAAGAAATAACGGTTACAACTAAGAATTACACCGCACTAGCCGGAGCTGCGGACAAAATGTCTCTTAATTCCGACGAACGGCGAAAAAAGATCATGGCCGAATCGGAGGCACTAGTTAAACAGCGTACAGCGCAGGCCGAACTTTTGACGATGAAAAAGAATCAAATGGAACAGGCCAATCAAATTGTAGATGCGAAGCTAGCTGCACAACAGGCCATTATTAAGAGACGATATGATGCAGTAGAGCAACAAGAGCGTGAACATCAGAAGAGAATGGAGATCCTGCAGAACAAACTAACGGCCAGCGCAGCCAGAGTGACAACAGGTACTTCAGCAACATCGGCTGACACGATGCGCGAACGTGTTCTTATGCAGGAGCAAGCGATCCGGCAGAAGTTAGCACAAATGGCCGAGAAGGAAAGCATGCAGGCTAGAAAACATGCTGCTGACTACGAAAAGTTCTGGATCAACGCATTACAGTCCAGGGAACGGAAGGAAGCACAAGTACGAGAGAGAGCCTTGCAAGAAGAGCAAAGGGTCCGCCGATCACTGACTCAGACGCAGACTCAGATCAGCGGCATTACGGGTACAGCAGCGCAGTTTGCTATGACCGGCACTTTGTACTATGCCTTTACAAGAGGTGCTACAGAGGCGATCAGCCTGCTTAAAGACTTTGAATACGAGTTGGTCAATGTGCAGCGGGTAATGGGTGAGTCTGCTGACGTCGGATATGTCAAAGACTCTATGATCTCCAGTGCAAAAGAATATGGGTATGCTCTTCGAGAAGTAGCCAGCGTCTATACTCTCATCGCACAGAATGGGTTTGATGAAAAGCAGACAGAACAGTTAGCTAGAACAGCACTCATGGCTAAAAACGTTGAGCAATCCTTCCAGAGTGCTTCCCAGGCTCAGGAGTTAATGACCGGGGCAATCCTCAACTATGGGATGGCCGCAGAGGATGCAGAACGACTGCTCGATCGACTAAATGAAGTCGCCAATAACTTCCCAACCACATCCAAGAAGCTGCTGGAGGGGATTAACCGAGTGGGTGCCACAGCCAAGAATGCCGGTGTGGACATTGATGAGTTAATCGGTTACTTGACGGTGCTCAACCAAGCTGGATTTAGTGGCGCAGTTGCCGGTAACGCCATCAAGTCATTTATTAGTTATGCCAGCAGACCAATTGCTATCGATAAGCTTGAGAAGTATGTTGGCGTGATGAAGCAGGCAGACGGCGAAATGATGGACTTCCCCGAACTGCTTAGCAAAATCGCTGCTCAGTGGGATACCCTATCAGATGCAGAAAGAAATGAAGTGACTCAAGCAATTGCGCGTGGGGATCAGGCATCAAGATTTATCACACTGATGAACAATTACAGCAAAGTTGTAGACGTAGCAAAGGTATCGGAAGAGTCTTTTGGATCTGCACAACGGGAAAACACTCTTACAATGTCAACTCTGACCAAACAATCCGAGCAATTACGAGCATCTTGGGATGAGCTGATTATATCTATTGGTGATAGCGGGTTACTTGGAGGATTAAAGTTAATTGTAGTTACACGGATATCGAAACCACATTAG